The Triticum urartu cultivar G1812 chromosome 5, Tu2.1, whole genome shotgun sequence genome contains the following window.
TTGTCAAGCTACCAGTGACACTTCGGCGACATGGTCGGCGAGAAGAAAAGCTATTATTCATGAGGGCATCTTCCAGAGCACACTATCGACACATCTTTTTATTAACCAGTTCATCTTAGAACTTGGGGATGTTGGGCAAAAAATTCTAGAGAAACTGTCCGTACAACCAACAAACAGGGAAGTTGGTGCGAGATGGAAAACGCACCTTGCTGGGTACGCAAAAGATCATGTGGATGCATGTGTGACTAGGTCTGGAATCGGTGGATCTGTGGGAACGGTATGTGGTGATGACTCCGAAAAATATTTTGGTTCTTCGGCACCGGTAGCTCATGGCGTATTGCATCCGGCCACCCTCGAAGCTATAGCTTGCCATGAAGCATTGTGGTGTTGGCCGAGGATCTTCTGCTACGTAAAATACTCATTTGAGCGTCGTTCTTGTCAAGGAGTATGTCTTTTTTCAACCTACTCAAGTCCAAATCATTAGTAAAGAAGTAGGTTTTTTAGTGTTGGGCCAAGCAAAAGGAAAAACGTCGTATACTAGGCCCTCCAACTTCTTAAGAGGTTTATCTAAATAATTTGCAAATTAGACTCAAAGTAGGTAGTggatgatactccctctgtaactTAATATAAGACCTTTTTTTTAATGAGAGATAAGAGTATAAAATAGATCTTAGCCGATGATCTCATTTATGAATGGCTTGATTAACTCTTATCTTCTTATTTCACATGTAAAAAGAGGAGGTAAGAGGGACCATGTTAAAATTTGCCTATTTGATACTATGACAGTAtcaaaaaatgtcttatattaagTTTTTTTCACCGGAAAACATCTTATATTAAGTTACAGAGAGAGTATTACGAAGGGTAATGCTGGTCGATATGGGTTAATCATAAGCGAGATTAAGGCAAGGCCATTAGAGTTCAATTGCAGTTTATGGTTTGCAGGGTGTGCTTCTAATGTAGAGGGCGACAGTTTAGTCGGGTTTTCACATTCTCTACATCGGAGGCGCCATGTTTGGCTAGGCCAAGCTCATGATACCATGTGTATCCCTCTCTTTGTGAactttgatcaataaagcttgGTAATTTCCCTAAAAATTGGTGTAGGATTTTCAATAAAATAATTATTATAGGAGTTACTTTGTAGTTCTTGAATCTTGAatcctaagagcatctccagccgttgagCCCCTCAGGAGGCATTTTTTTCGCCTCCTGGGGGGCTGCCGGCGAGAGAACTTTGGCTTGGGGGCGGGACCTTTTCCACTCGTCGTGCCCCCAGGAGGCGAGAAGCGGGGCCGACGAGGACGAGCGGGGTGCTGGTGATCATCAGCAGACGAGGGAGGAGAAGGACCGGCATGCACCTCCCCTGCCTGGCCGCCGCGCGCCCGCGCCCCTGGCTTCCCGCGTCCTCGCCCAGGCCGCGCCCGTCCGCGCCCTGCCCAGGCCTTGCCGGCCGCACGTCTGCGCCCAAGCCGCGCGCGCTGGGGTGCGcctgctcctcctcctctcctgCTCGCGGGGCAACGAAGAAGGCGAGCCGGCGCAGCTCGTCGTCCTCGCGGATGTGGAGCGCCTGGATCTTCTCCTTCTCGACGACGAGGCGGGCGCGGATGTCCTGCTCTGTCGGGGTGAGGGGCCGGTTCAGCGGGGCGTCGGAGGGGGCCGGGCCGGCGAGGAGCAGCGCGTGCTCGAGGGAGAAGGTGGCGGGGCCGGCGGAAGGCGTGGGAGCGGCGAATAGGGCATGGCGACCGTGACCGTGGAGGCCGCGACGGCGACGCCCGCGGCGCGGAGGACGGGCGCGGAAGGTGGTGGCCTCCTCGGCCGCCGCCTCGGCATCAGGCACGAGCAGGTCTCCGGCGTCGACGAGGACCAGCGACGAGGCGTGCCAGGCGGCGGGGACGGGAGTGGGGTTCGGTGCCCGTGTGTGTGGacggaaagagagagagaggcgggAGCACGTGGGTGGGCCAGCACCCTAGGGAGCACGtggggaagggagagaggagagagcCGCTGGCAGGTGGGCCAGCACCCACAAAAAGGCGAAATTAAGCCCCcaggagccccccccccccccccggtgcgCTGGGTGTCGTATGGGGTTGCCGGCGGGAATTTTCGCTTCTACCCGCGAAAAACGACGAGTTGGGGGCCCGAGTGGGGCGATTTTTGCCCGCTGACACCCAAAAAGTGGCTTGGGGAGGCTTCTTAGGGCACTagtggagatgctctaagcaATGTATTTGTAACAGGTGCGAGTGTGAATAAAGTTACGTGTCCTCTCTCCTCTCCTTAttccgcatataagatttgtctgaagtcaaactttgtaaagctCGACTAACTTTCtagaaaaaatatcaacattcacaatacgaAATCAATACATTAGATGCATCATGAATTTAATTTTCATATCATATAACTTTAGTATTATTGATGTTgatatttttatatatatatatatggtcaAACTTTATGATATTTACTTCAGACAaatcttatgtggagagtaaaaTGGACCGGAGGGTGTATTTCTTTAAAAAATATAACTAGACGTGACGATCCTAGTAAACTGATGAACTATTTTCTAAAAGCAGTAAACCAATGTATTTGCAGTATAGAAGGAATTCAAAAATTCGTACGGGCAAGTACATGCCTAGCCGTATCGGTCGCCCGATTGCCTCGCGATCCGTAAAGTTGTTGGATCCCGCACAAAGACACATCAAGTTTTAAGTTTTAGTTTTCAAAACGTACGATTTTTTGGTCGCATGTCCGGAAACTTACGATTTTGTTGGTTGTTCGTATCAAGTTTCAGAAGTTGAAACATGTTTGCCTAATGCGGGTTCTGAAACATATGATTTTGTCGGTGGCTCGTACCAAGTTTCAGAAGTTGAAACTTAACGGAGTTTCAAAAACTCGTCAAAATGTATTTAAAATGGATCTCATTTGAATGTCCTCGCCATCAAAAACAGAGATACGCAAGCTAAACTTAATTTGGAATTTTGCTTCAAAATATATGAATGATTGAAAATCAAGAGCCAAAAGAAAAGGCGCGTATCCCGGCCCCTGCATGCTACAGATCCCCTCCCCAGAGAAAGTAGCAAATGCTCATAATCGAAATGAAACAAGAAGCTTGAATTTGAATATGAGTAACCAACAATCGGGATTCTTTGACTCATCAACAAAGGGCAAGTCGGTTGTTGCCACGTGTGTGGTCTGCTAACTTAATCATATATCATGGAATTTGGTACACGAGATGCTAGTTTTACATGGAATTCTTACACAAGACTCATCTGGAAGTTGCTAATCCCTCTAAAGATTTCTTTCCATTGGCTCATGCTTAGAAAAAGCATTTTGACAAAGGATAATCTAATCAAGATAGGGAGAGCTGGCAATGATCGGTGTCACTTATGCTTGCAGAAAGAAAAAAATTACACACCTAATGTTTGGGTGAGCTCTTGCTAAATTAATTTGGCAGGTAACTCAATGTGTTCTCAATATCTCCAAGCCACTGCCGATCAAAAATATATATATATCTCCAAGCCACTGACAAGGTTGAAGTCATGGTGGGAGGATGACTGTGATCCTTCCCAAAGAACCCACAAAAAATACTGTGTGTTGGATTATTTGGAAGGTCAAAATTATGCTTGTTCTAACCAATTTTTTATGACCCTCTGACTGATATTTTGAAACTATGTCACatatcttgtactccctccgtaaactaatataagagcgtttagatcactactttagtaatctaaacgcttttatattagtttataGAGGGAGTAGAAAAGTCGCGAAAGCACTAAGGAAGGgatgaagctgatcaaggaggtgATTCAAGATGTGTACACAAAGGGCCATGGATGGAATTATGTGACGAGAATTGAATCTTGGTGCCTTCTGTTGTTGACCACTCCTAATGATGCGTGCTTGATCAATTTTTACCTCCTCAGAAGTTGAGGTGAATGTTTGGCCGGGTCTGCACTTTGGTTTGCTGGCTTGTAATATCTAGTGCTCATGTTCTGCTGGATGTAGTCATCATGCTTAGAAAACTTAGTCCGAGAGATTGTGCTATCTTTGTTAGCTTAATACTTAGAGCAACTATAGTAGAGTCGGCATAATAACCGTTGAATGTCGATTTTGACCCAAAAACGCACTCTACCAGAAGATGTCATACGACCCCGAGTTGCCATAATTTATGGAGGGCACTCCATATCCAACCCGAGAGCCTCCATATTTGGAGGCTATGGGTGCTGCTTCGGAGCGTGCACCATTTGCCAACCGCTCGCATTGGAAAAAAGTTTCAGGCCAACCTCTTCTTCCTGCACACAACCCGGTCACTGAAATTGCACTTATTTTTTTAAAATGCGTTTTTAATATGCAAGTATTAATCATATATCAGTGCAATTTTGGCACATACTtgtatagtactccctctgtttcatAATGTTTGTTGAGGTTTTAATTCGAATCCATGACAAAAATTATGGAACGGAAGGAGTATTTGTGGGCATATATTTACACTCACCTAGCATTCCAAAAATACccacaaaataaaaaaaatgcaAACCAACTAAtatagaaaaaaagaaaaaaggataaaaagagaaaaataaataaagcaagaAAGGGGAAAGCTGGGTCGCACCTGGTAATGGTCCTCAGCCCACTAAGGAATTAACCGACCCAAATATGTGGTCATCCGATTTAAGACGGCCCAAACACCTCAGAGAACAAATTCTCTCAAAAAAAACCTCAGAGAACAAATAAGGAAAAATAGCAACACGAATCACAAAGCAAGATCAACGGCACacaaaattgactgacccaaaataTAATTTCAGGGGACTTTCATGTAGCTAAATTGATTAGGTATGTAGGTTTTTCTCTACTTTGACTCGGGTCAAGACAAATGTTCCCTATATTGACTCTTGTAAGTCGAACAAGACTAGTTAAAAGACGACTCGTCGCTAATCGTCCGAATTTGTAAACACTTCTGATATAATGAAATTCATCGTCAAGCATCTCTAAGACATCATATATTTTACAAATAGGAGTAAATTAGGGGTGCTAAAAAATTTAAGGTTCAGCTGACCCCACAAATAACACTTAGATCGTCACTGCCCCCTCTCCCCTACCATCTCAGTCTGAACCCTACTCTTCCAGTCTCGCATCCATCGTAGTCTCTTCGTCAGTTCCTGTCCCACCTTGTCTCCGTCATCGTAGTCTCTGCGTCAATTCATGCCCCATGGATGGTGAAAATATCAACATAAGCTCAAAAGAATTTCAGTTGCGTGGATAATGGCATACCTTCTACAAAAACATAGACCATACATTTCCACTTACAAAGAGAACATATATGTGATCCTCACAATTCTCACTCACAGATACTGGATATGATATGTTGGAGCACATAATTCCATTTTATATTGAAAACCACAAAGTAGAATTTGAAAAAGAGATATCCTACTGATGACCCAATCACCATACTGGAAGCTGATGAGAGACACCTCACCAACCTATGAAACACATTTACTCATCTTTACATGCATGCAAGAGTGCGTCCATATAAGCCAGCCCATATGTTGCACTGGTGACCTCCCCCATCTTCTTCGAGCCATGGATTCTCTCTACTGGTTCGTGGAGCTCCTCTCCGTCCTTTGCTTCTTCGTCTTCTACTACCGCCATCTCCAGTCCAAGAAAATAAGCAAGGCAGAGCCGACGGAATGGCCAATCCTGGGCCATCTTTTGGGAATGGTCGCCAACCTGTCCCACTTCCATGACTGGGCCACCGGCATCCTGGCCGGCACGCGCTACAACTTCGAAGCTCGCGCCGGGATCACCGGCGTCCGCTTCTTCGTCACCTGCGACCCCGCCAACGTGCGCCACATCTTCACCTCCAACTTCACCAACTACCCCAAGGGCGATGAGTTCGCCGAGATCTTCGACGTCTTCGGCGACGGCATCTTCAACGCCGACGGCGAGTCCTGGCGCCGCCAGCGCGCCAAGTCCCAGCTGATCATGGCCGGCCCTCGCTTCCGCGCCTTCTCGGCGCGGTACAGCCGCGACAAGGTGGAGAGGAGCCTCCTGCCTTTCCTCGCCCACGCCGCCGAGGCCGGGTCGACCCCCTGCGACCTGCACGACGTCTTCCTGCGCCTGACGTTCGACATGACCTGCAACCTCGTCTTCGGCGTCGACCCCGGGTGCCTGCAGATCGGCCTCCCCGTGGTGCCCTTCGCGCGCGCCATGGACGACGTGCTCGAGACGCTCTTCCTCCGCCACATCATCTCGCCCGCGTGCTGGAAGCTCATGTACCGCTATGAGGTCGGCACCGAGAGGAAGATGGCCGCGGCTCGTAGGACCATCGACCGCTTCGCCGCGGACACCATCACCAAACGCAGGGTCGACCATAAGCTCCGAACCAACGAGGGCGTCACCGACTCGTCTGACATGCTCTCGTCCTTCATCTGCAACGGCGACGCGAGCGAGTACAGCGACGAGTTCCTGCGCGACACCACGGTGAACCTCCTGCTCGCCGGCCGGGACACCACCGGCGCGGCGCTATCCTGGTTCTTCTACCTTCTCTCCAAGAACCCGAGCGTCGAGCAGAGGATCCTGGACGAGCTGGCGCCCATCGCTTCCCGGAAGAAGAAGCTGGACGGCATGGTGGTGTTCGACGTGAGCGAGCTGAGCGGCATGGTGTACCTGCACGCGGCGCTGTGCGAGTGCCTGAGGCTGTACCCGTCCGTGCCCTTCGAGCACAAGGCGGCGGTGGCCGACGACGTGCTCCCCAGCGGGCACGAGATGAAGGCCGGGGACAAGATACTCATCTTCTCCTACTGCATGGCGAGGATGGAGGGCGTGTGGGGCAAGGACTGCATGGAGTTCAGGCCGGAGAGGTGGGTCACCGCCGACGGGAAGCTGAGGTACGAGCCGTCCTACAAGTTCATCTCCTTCAACGCCGGGCCAAGGACCTGCCTCGGCAAGGAGATGGCGTTCGTGCAGATGAAGACCGCCGCGGCCGCCGTGCTGTGGAACTTCGCA
Protein-coding sequences here:
- the LOC125511398 gene encoding noroxomaritidine synthase 3-like; the protein is MQECVHISQPICCTGDLPHLLRAMDSLYWFVELLSVLCFFVFYYRHLQSKKISKAEPTEWPILGHLLGMVANLSHFHDWATGILAGTRYNFEARAGITGVRFFVTCDPANVRHIFTSNFTNYPKGDEFAEIFDVFGDGIFNADGESWRRQRAKSQLIMAGPRFRAFSARYSRDKVERSLLPFLAHAAEAGSTPCDLHDVFLRLTFDMTCNLVFGVDPGCLQIGLPVVPFARAMDDVLETLFLRHIISPACWKLMYRYEVGTERKMAAARRTIDRFAADTITKRRVDHKLRTNEGVTDSSDMLSSFICNGDASEYSDEFLRDTTVNLLLAGRDTTGAALSWFFYLLSKNPSVEQRILDELAPIASRKKKLDGMVVFDVSELSGMVYLHAALCECLRLYPSVPFEHKAAVADDVLPSGHEMKAGDKILIFSYCMARMEGVWGKDCMEFRPERWVTADGKLRYEPSYKFISFNAGPRTCLGKEMAFVQMKTAAAAVLWNFAVEAVPGHVVEPKLSIILHMKNGLAVTVKRRDVAGVHG